The genomic interval TTGTCCTTATAAAAGGGACAAGGGCAATGCAAATGATTGCAGGCATTGCCTTACTATTCTTTGCAAGTTTTCTCTCTGGTGTTTTTCATTTAAACACATTAAAGACTGTGATTGATTCAACAATCAGCTTTTTACCAATTGCGGTAATAGTTCTTTTTCAATATGAAATAAGAAAGATTCTCGCCAGGATGGGTACCTACTCTTTTATAAAAAATCACGAAAGTATAGAAGAGCATATAATAGAACAAATTTTAAAAGCAGCAAATATGCTTTCAAAGGAAAAAAAAGGTGGTTTAATTGTTATTGAAAGGGGACAGGGATTGGGACAGTATATTGAAACTGGTATAACAATTGACGCAAAAATCTCATTTGACCTTATTATAAATATTTTTGAGCCTAAAACAGCATTACACGATGGGGCAATAATTATCTCAAAAGGAAGAATTGCAGCGGCATCATGCCTTCTACCTCTATCTTCAAACCCACATTTGCCGCCTCACTTTGGAACAAGACATAGAGCAGGGATAGGAATTACAGAAGAAACAGACGCAATAGCTATTATTATTTCTGAAGAAACTGGAAAAATCTCTTTTGCTAAAAACGGTACTATTATGCATTACAAAGATAAATCTTTTGAAGGTATGAAAAACCATTTAATAGGGCTTTTAGAAATGGAAAATAAAAAAGGTTCTAAAAAGAATTTACTG from Thermotomaculum hydrothermale carries:
- the cdaA gene encoding diadenylate cyclase CdaA; this encodes MEILNIEAIRIPTITDIIDIVILAYIIYKLLVLIKGTRAMQMIAGIALLFFASFLSGVFHLNTLKTVIDSTISFLPIAVIVLFQYEIRKILARMGTYSFIKNHESIEEHIIEQILKAANMLSKEKKGGLIVIERGQGLGQYIETGITIDAKISFDLIINIFEPKTALHDGAIIISKGRIAAASCLLPLSSNPHLPPHFGTRHRAGIGITEETDAIAIIISEETGKISFAKNGTIMHYKDKSFEGMKNHLIGLLEMENKKGSKKNLLGKIKEAFKK